The Stratiformator vulcanicus genome has a segment encoding these proteins:
- a CDS encoding phosphatidate cytidylyltransferase, producing the protein MLGRRLLVSALLIPGAIGLFVLDAYLGPTAPILYLLAISVAVRMVWELAGLLRSEQPSVTLSNLCVVGLITAHWIPHFLAGEEGLSRSLSEAMGPSALAYTLCLLVILSRRAFVYREPTGHLATLGAETLILSYAGMLICATTQLRWVAGADLGYLALGSLVIATKAGDIAGYAFGRAFGRSKLAPRLSPGKTKTGAVWAIVASSIATAAWLHWATPLFSADAALGPWWLLLIYGAVVGLAGIAGDLCESVLKRAAGKKDAADLMPGFGGLLDLIDSPLYAGPVALFCWEFLPIVN; encoded by the coding sequence ATGCTCGGACGTCGATTACTTGTCTCCGCTTTGCTGATCCCCGGCGCCATCGGGCTGTTTGTGCTCGATGCGTATCTGGGTCCGACCGCGCCGATTTTGTACCTCTTGGCGATTTCGGTTGCGGTGCGAATGGTGTGGGAGTTGGCGGGCCTGCTCCGTTCGGAACAGCCGAGCGTGACGCTTTCGAATCTCTGCGTCGTTGGGCTGATTACGGCGCACTGGATTCCTCATTTTCTGGCGGGCGAGGAGGGTTTGTCGCGCAGCCTCTCCGAAGCGATGGGGCCTTCGGCGCTGGCCTACACGTTGTGTCTACTCGTCATTCTTTCGCGGCGGGCTTTTGTCTACCGGGAACCGACGGGGCATCTGGCGACTCTCGGAGCCGAGACGCTGATCCTCAGCTACGCCGGCATGCTGATCTGCGCAACGACGCAACTGCGATGGGTCGCGGGGGCCGATCTCGGTTATCTGGCATTGGGTTCTCTCGTGATCGCCACAAAGGCTGGCGATATCGCCGGTTACGCATTCGGTCGTGCATTCGGAAGAAGTAAGCTCGCGCCTCGCCTGAGTCCTGGTAAAACGAAAACCGGGGCCGTTTGGGCGATCGTCGCCTCGTCCATCGCGACAGCGGCATGGCTTCATTGGGCGACTCCGCTGTTTTCTGCCGACGCAGCGCTCGGCCCGTGGTGGCTGTTGCTGATCTACGGCGCGGTTGTCGGCCTCGCAGGTATCGCGGGCGATTTATGCGAATCGGTCCTCAAGCGGGCAGCCGGGAAGAAAGACGCGGCAGACCTCATGCCCGGTTTTGGAGGACTACTCGACCTGATCGATAGTCCCCTGTACGCCGGACCGGTCGCTCTGTTTTGTTGGGAATTCTTACCGATCGTGAACTGA
- a CDS encoding DUF309 domain-containing protein, with protein sequence MSSFQISEEQEVPRLLPHIDLPEYTFITGRGLPHPYRDPRGHSHQKKNRTPKPLNAEAWAENRAYLLAIDLFNYGYYWESHDGWDRLCRVSGADTEVGKFLKGLVKMAAAGMKVREQSIHGVRRHAASAGEVFADVAAEAGNEYYCGLELTMLQFAADRAAQLSYKRDLPLGQPLRVFPFLLQPEPMPLG encoded by the coding sequence ATGTCAAGCTTTCAAATTTCAGAAGAGCAAGAAGTACCCCGGCTTCTTCCGCATATCGATCTTCCCGAATACACGTTTATCACGGGTCGCGGATTGCCGCATCCTTATCGCGATCCGCGCGGGCACAGCCATCAGAAGAAGAACCGCACGCCGAAGCCTTTGAACGCCGAGGCTTGGGCAGAGAACCGGGCCTACCTGCTGGCGATCGATCTGTTCAACTACGGCTACTACTGGGAGTCACACGACGGCTGGGACCGTCTGTGCCGCGTCTCAGGCGCGGATACGGAAGTCGGCAAGTTCCTCAAAGGCTTGGTGAAGATGGCTGCGGCGGGGATGAAGGTCCGCGAGCAGAGCATTCACGGCGTCCGCCGACATGCGGCCTCGGCGGGCGAGGTGTTCGCCGACGTCGCTGCCGAAGCGGGAAATGAGTACTACTGCGGACTGGAACTGACGATGTTACAGTTCGCCGCCGATCGCGCCGCTCAACTCTCATACAAGCGAGATCTCCCGCTCGGACAACCGTTGCGGGTCTTCCCATTCCTGCTGCAGCCCGAACCAATGCCGCTGGGCTGA
- a CDS encoding tetratricopeptide repeat protein, which produces MAQDKKSIAANCFKHGNEAMSKENWDYAIDMFTQCATLIPDNLIYRQSLRFAEQRKYGDNKTGARFAGPKLMGIRGKIKRAKMKKNWDALDLEAEKALRLNPWDEGFNSDVAQAAEERGYEEVAIFSLEKSLEVDGENLGYLRRLANLLEERGDYNRAQSVWNKVVKIDPDDQNARRKGVALASTKMIEGTLGSATSSRNTQPKTAYDAADAGDGADTDSPPDIDGPGQSYEADMLRAMKKKPDDRDLKTKLADYYRREDRLEEAAKLYKEAAQMSGDQNIAEQYEDTRLEQMRKNIEVAEEQLKTEEDKEAARKKVTALKAELAKREISIFAARVERYPQNSRIKFDLAKRYMMFKKWEQAIPLLQRASADNRIEPDARVLLGECFVNDGKQALALKQFEKALSLINEHDEEGLYLKSHYVLGRLAEDADDRDKAEDHYSQVLAIEYDYRDARKRLENLQAKA; this is translated from the coding sequence ATGGCGCAAGACAAGAAATCGATCGCAGCTAACTGCTTCAAGCACGGCAACGAAGCGATGTCCAAAGAAAACTGGGACTACGCGATCGATATGTTTACGCAATGCGCGACGTTGATCCCCGATAACCTCATTTACCGCCAGTCGTTGCGGTTCGCTGAGCAACGCAAGTACGGCGACAACAAGACCGGAGCGCGGTTTGCCGGACCGAAACTGATGGGGATTCGCGGCAAGATCAAGCGGGCGAAGATGAAAAAGAACTGGGACGCCCTCGATCTGGAAGCGGAGAAAGCTTTGCGGCTCAATCCGTGGGACGAGGGGTTCAACTCGGATGTCGCCCAAGCGGCTGAGGAACGGGGCTACGAAGAAGTCGCGATTTTCTCGCTTGAGAAATCTCTCGAAGTCGACGGCGAAAACCTCGGCTATCTTCGTCGGCTCGCGAACTTGCTGGAAGAACGAGGCGACTACAATCGGGCTCAAAGTGTCTGGAACAAGGTCGTCAAAATTGATCCTGACGACCAAAACGCTCGTCGAAAAGGCGTTGCCCTGGCGAGTACAAAGATGATCGAAGGTACGCTCGGCAGCGCGACGTCATCGCGAAACACTCAGCCGAAGACTGCCTACGATGCCGCCGACGCGGGAGATGGGGCCGACACCGACAGTCCGCCCGACATCGACGGTCCCGGTCAGTCGTACGAAGCCGACATGCTTCGGGCCATGAAGAAAAAGCCGGACGACCGCGATCTCAAAACAAAGCTCGCCGATTACTATCGGCGAGAGGATCGGCTGGAAGAGGCGGCGAAGCTCTATAAAGAGGCCGCCCAAATGTCGGGCGATCAGAACATTGCCGAGCAGTACGAAGACACTCGGCTTGAGCAAATGCGAAAAAACATTGAGGTCGCCGAAGAGCAGCTCAAAACTGAAGAGGACAAGGAAGCGGCTCGCAAAAAAGTGACCGCCCTCAAAGCCGAATTGGCGAAGCGAGAGATTTCAATCTTCGCCGCTCGCGTCGAACGCTATCCGCAGAACAGCCGCATCAAGTTCGATCTCGCCAAGCGTTATATGATGTTCAAGAAGTGGGAGCAGGCGATTCCGCTGCTGCAGCGCGCCAGCGCAGACAACCGGATCGAACCGGACGCCCGCGTATTGCTCGGCGAGTGCTTCGTGAATGACGGCAAACAGGCCCTGGCGCTCAAGCAATTCGAGAAAGCGCTGTCATTGATCAACGAACATGACGAAGAAGGGCTCTACCTGAAGTCGCACTACGTCCTCGGACGGCTGGCCGAAGACGCCGACGATCGTGACAAAGCCGAGGACCATTACAGCCAAGTGCTGGCGATCGAATACGACTATCGCGACGCACGCAAACGGTTGGAGAACCTGCAGGCCAAAGCTTGA